In Pseudonocardia cypriaca, a single genomic region encodes these proteins:
- a CDS encoding amidohydrolase → MKVDALFENGRIWTGDATHPEATTVAVHHGRIVAVDDTDGLRASRAHDLGGARVVPGLHDAHHHLGLTGNRLANVDVRPSRVASLADLYDALAARAAELPRGAWVKASGYDQNFLGGAHPTADAIDRAVDGRPCVVEHVSGHMVVASTRAFELAGYPDRAGYPDIPGGRVFRGADGRPEGLLQETAMHPVRNAAAVVTDEEIAHSLGLASEQALSYGLTSITEPGVVVDGSIGRGGAAMHHYLTAVSDGTIGPRMTVMPWHNALHPLADGPDGWQTLDWGIRTGLGDDRLRIGPVKIVSDGSLIGRSAAVHECYCGEPDNLGVLQLGPEELHTALVTYHLAGWTVATHAIGDRAIDHVLDAIAEAQRRHPREVRHRIEHFAIASDEQVRRCADLGVIPVPQGAFISDFGDGILEAIGPERSAGTYRMRSLLDAGMVVPGSTDSPVSDANPLVSIHDLVNRVTSGGQDFAPAERVSAAEALTAYTYGSAFAVGREADLGRITPGRLADFVALSDDILEVDPAGIKDLHVTTTVIGGEVVF, encoded by the coding sequence GTGAAGGTCGACGCCCTCTTCGAGAACGGCCGGATCTGGACGGGCGACGCGACCCACCCCGAAGCGACGACCGTCGCCGTCCACCACGGCAGGATCGTCGCGGTCGACGACACCGACGGCCTCCGGGCGAGCCGGGCGCACGACCTCGGCGGGGCGCGGGTCGTCCCCGGTCTGCACGACGCGCACCACCACCTGGGACTGACCGGCAACCGGCTCGCGAACGTCGACGTGCGGCCGAGCAGGGTCGCGAGCCTCGCCGACCTGTACGACGCGCTGGCCGCGCGCGCCGCCGAGCTACCGCGGGGCGCATGGGTCAAGGCGAGCGGCTACGACCAGAACTTCCTCGGCGGCGCGCACCCGACGGCCGACGCGATCGACCGTGCCGTCGACGGGCGACCGTGCGTCGTCGAGCACGTCTCCGGTCACATGGTCGTCGCCAGCACCAGGGCCTTCGAGCTCGCCGGCTACCCGGACCGCGCCGGCTACCCGGACATCCCCGGCGGCCGGGTCTTCCGCGGCGCCGACGGGCGGCCCGAGGGGCTGCTGCAGGAGACCGCGATGCACCCGGTGCGCAACGCCGCCGCCGTGGTGACCGACGAGGAGATCGCGCACTCCCTCGGGCTCGCGAGCGAGCAGGCCCTCTCCTACGGGCTCACCAGCATCACCGAGCCCGGGGTCGTCGTCGACGGCAGCATCGGGCGTGGCGGCGCCGCCATGCACCACTACCTCACCGCCGTCTCCGACGGCACGATCGGGCCGCGGATGACCGTGATGCCGTGGCACAACGCGCTGCACCCGCTGGCGGACGGACCCGACGGCTGGCAGACCCTCGACTGGGGCATCCGCACCGGCCTCGGTGACGACCGCCTGCGCATCGGCCCCGTGAAGATCGTCTCCGACGGCTCGCTCATCGGCCGCTCGGCGGCGGTCCACGAGTGCTACTGCGGCGAGCCGGACAACCTGGGCGTCCTGCAGCTCGGCCCGGAGGAGCTGCACACCGCCCTCGTCACGTACCACCTGGCGGGCTGGACGGTCGCCACGCACGCGATCGGCGACCGGGCGATCGACCACGTCCTCGACGCGATCGCCGAGGCCCAGCGCCGCCACCCGCGCGAGGTGCGCCACCGCATCGAGCACTTCGCGATCGCCTCCGACGAGCAGGTGCGCCGGTGTGCCGACCTGGGCGTCATCCCCGTCCCGCAGGGGGCGTTCATCTCCGACTTCGGCGACGGCATCCTCGAGGCGATCGGCCCGGAGCGCTCGGCGGGCACCTACCGCATGCGCTCCCTGCTCGACGCCGGCATGGTCGTCCCCGGGTCCACCGACTCCCCCGTTTCCGACGCGAACCCGCTCGTCTCGATCCACGATCTCGTCAACCGGGTCACCAGCGGAGGGCAGGACTTCGCGCCCGCCGAGCGCGTGAGCGCGGCGGAGGCGCTCACCGCCTACACCTACGGCTCGGCGTTCGCGGTCGGGCGGGAGGCCGACCTCGGCCGGATCACCCCCGGCCGGCTCGCGGACTTCGTCGCGCTGAGTGACGACATCCTCGAAGTCGACCCGGCCGGGATCAAGGACCTGCACGTCACGACGACGGTGATCGGCGGCGAGGTCGTCTTCTGA
- a CDS encoding LysR family transcriptional regulator — protein sequence MDLRQLEYFLAVVEHGGVHRAAAALRVAQPSLSQSLRRLEKDLQTDLFHRVGRGLVLAPAGEALVGPARQMLRTVGSAYDAVREVRDLEAGRIDVASLADLSADPAAIWVAQFRVANPRVSARIEERGEVSQVAELVASGECEVGVSVLPHPRDGLVHERLLTQHFVLVAPPGTDEGFPGTVRLADLDGVPLVLGERHATTREWIEGTLRAADVEPLVSVEVPQRGSVLPMVLNGGGAAIVPLRLALDAHLRDAVVRELDPPLRRDIGVVYRSGRMAAATAAFLEFTRDRVRSWERAIEQRMAAGLGRVQAAADTDLAVRRRQRAEFAERSPVARIPDRSPTDR from the coding sequence GTGGACCTGCGTCAGCTCGAGTACTTCCTCGCCGTCGTCGAGCACGGCGGGGTGCACCGGGCAGCGGCAGCACTGCGGGTCGCGCAGCCGTCGCTGAGCCAGTCCTTGCGCCGGCTCGAGAAGGACCTGCAGACCGATCTCTTCCACCGCGTCGGGCGCGGACTGGTGCTGGCGCCCGCCGGCGAGGCGCTGGTCGGGCCGGCCCGCCAGATGCTGCGCACCGTCGGCTCCGCCTACGACGCGGTGCGCGAGGTCCGCGACCTCGAGGCCGGGCGGATCGACGTCGCCTCCCTCGCCGACCTCTCTGCCGACCCGGCCGCGATCTGGGTCGCCCAGTTCCGGGTCGCCAACCCGCGGGTGAGCGCGCGCATCGAGGAACGAGGAGAGGTCTCGCAGGTCGCCGAGCTGGTGGCCTCCGGCGAGTGCGAGGTCGGGGTCAGCGTGCTGCCCCATCCCCGGGACGGGCTCGTGCACGAACGGCTGCTCACCCAGCACTTCGTGCTCGTCGCCCCACCCGGGACCGACGAGGGGTTCCCCGGCACCGTCCGGCTGGCGGACCTCGACGGTGTCCCCCTGGTGCTGGGCGAGCGGCACGCCACCACCCGCGAGTGGATCGAGGGGACGTTGCGGGCCGCCGACGTCGAGCCGCTGGTCTCGGTCGAGGTGCCGCAGCGGGGCTCGGTCCTGCCGATGGTCCTCAACGGTGGTGGCGCGGCGATCGTGCCGCTGCGCCTGGCGCTGGACGCGCACCTGCGCGACGCGGTGGTCCGGGAGCTCGACCCGCCACTGCGACGCGACATCGGGGTCGTCTACCGGTCGGGCCGCATGGCCGCGGCGACGGCGGCGTTCCTGGAGTTCACCCGGGACCGGGTGCGGTCATGGGAGCGTGCGATCGAGCAGCGGATGGCGGCCGGGCTCGGGCGGGTGCAGGCCGCCGCGGACACCGACCTCGCCGTCCGCCGACGGCAACGCGCCGAGTTCGCCGAACGCTCCCCCGTGGCGCGGATCCCCGACCGATCGCCCACCGACCGATAG
- a CDS encoding MFS transporter: MAETPRTEPPTAGTTPAGAAGLRRGAWTATFLAFAFMLLNFADKAALGFAGSALMRDLGITPAEFGVLQSSFFWLFAVGALVVGALSTRISVRVLLPTLMGIWILTMVPLLFPVGFGLLLVCRVVLGFAEGPAYALATHVVHSWFPPEKRALPAGVISAGSSVGPLIAAPVLTLVIATWDWHAAFLVLIVAGLVWLVTWFLLSRPSPEEAATRAPGTDGTRRGHTGTDWRLLVRQLRTPTILGVALLAFVGYWTTTLRVSWLPLYLEQGLGYDALAAGRLVTAPYAVAAVAAVGAGYLSNRMIARGVSRRWARGGLSVAFVVAGGVSMYLFTAVPPGAVQVVMVALAFSLNSAAYGVALTIVSDLVPPGHRGAVLGCLVAFYSMAGVIAPLVLGFSIGDGADVSTGYGHGFAISAVVIVVGSLLSLVLINPERDLGRLDEHGHGEVAPAWSGR; the protein is encoded by the coding sequence ATGGCAGAGACGCCACGAACCGAGCCTCCGACGGCGGGGACGACGCCGGCCGGAGCCGCAGGCCTGCGACGGGGCGCGTGGACGGCCACCTTCCTCGCCTTCGCCTTCATGCTCCTGAACTTCGCCGACAAGGCCGCGCTCGGGTTCGCCGGCAGCGCGCTCATGCGGGACCTGGGCATCACCCCGGCCGAGTTCGGGGTCCTGCAGAGCTCGTTCTTCTGGCTGTTCGCCGTCGGGGCCCTCGTCGTCGGCGCGCTGAGCACCAGGATCTCGGTCCGCGTGCTGCTGCCCACCCTGATGGGCATCTGGATCCTGACGATGGTCCCCCTGCTGTTCCCGGTCGGCTTCGGCCTGTTGCTGGTGTGCCGCGTGGTCCTCGGGTTCGCCGAGGGACCCGCGTACGCGCTGGCGACGCACGTCGTGCACTCCTGGTTCCCGCCCGAGAAGCGCGCCCTGCCCGCCGGCGTGATCAGCGCGGGGAGCTCGGTCGGCCCGCTGATCGCGGCACCGGTGCTGACGCTGGTCATCGCCACCTGGGACTGGCACGCGGCGTTCCTGGTGCTGATCGTCGCGGGCCTGGTCTGGCTGGTCACCTGGTTCCTGCTGAGCCGGCCCTCGCCCGAGGAGGCGGCGACGCGCGCACCGGGGACCGACGGGACCCGGCGCGGGCACACCGGAACGGACTGGCGGCTGCTGGTCCGCCAGCTGCGCACGCCGACGATCCTGGGTGTCGCGCTGCTGGCGTTCGTCGGCTACTGGACCACCACGCTGCGGGTGTCCTGGTTGCCGCTCTACCTCGAGCAGGGACTCGGCTACGACGCCCTCGCCGCCGGGCGGCTGGTGACGGCGCCCTACGCGGTGGCGGCGGTCGCCGCCGTCGGCGCCGGGTACCTGTCCAACCGGATGATCGCCCGCGGGGTGTCCCGGCGCTGGGCTCGCGGCGGGTTGTCCGTGGCCTTCGTGGTCGCGGGCGGCGTGAGCATGTACCTGTTCACCGCGGTACCCCCGGGCGCGGTGCAGGTGGTCATGGTCGCCCTCGCGTTCTCGCTGAACTCGGCCGCGTACGGGGTGGCGCTGACGATCGTCTCGGACCTCGTCCCGCCCGGCCACCGGGGTGCCGTCCTGGGCTGTCTTGTCGCCTTCTACAGCATGGCGGGGGTCATCGCGCCCCTCGTACTCGGCTTCTCGATCGGTGACGGTGCCGACGTGAGCACCGGCTACGGGCACGGCTTCGCGATCAGCGCGGTGGTCATCGTCGTCGGCAGCCTGCTGTCGCTGGTCCTCATCAACCCCGAGCGCGACCTCGGCCGGCTCGACGAGCACGGGCACGGGGAGGTGGCGCCGGCGTGGAGCGGCCGCTGA
- a CDS encoding CaiB/BaiF CoA transferase family protein, with amino-acid sequence MERPLTGVRVVDFGQFIAAPAAGAALADMGADVIKVEPPRGDSARQIGVYGQAMIRTYNGGKRSLAVDLRTAEGRAVAGRLVRDADIVLQNLRTGVMEAFGLGPADVRAINPGVVYGSVSGFGRHGPSRNRPGFDIAAQAESGLMSVTGEAGRDPQRVGVPVVDAAAGHVLAEAVLGAYIGRLRFGTGRDVEVSLLDVAIHLQGTTWGEYFLTGRVPERKGNGQPTVAPAADVVPTADGAIVLSAYTPAHFSKLCALVGRPELAVDPRFATNPDRVAHRAELLAELAPAFRELPSEKALELLVGNGIVAGAINTYEQVAAHPDVRASGTFVEVVDDGEPYTVVRSPWRSGEEPARTPAPRVGQHTREILAQLGYPAAEVGDLVRRGIVGTGED; translated from the coding sequence GTGGAGCGGCCGCTGACCGGGGTCCGGGTCGTCGACTTCGGGCAGTTCATCGCCGCGCCGGCGGCCGGTGCGGCGCTGGCCGACATGGGCGCCGACGTGATCAAGGTCGAGCCGCCCCGCGGCGACTCCGCCCGGCAGATCGGCGTCTACGGCCAGGCGATGATCCGCACCTACAACGGGGGCAAGAGGTCGCTGGCGGTGGATCTCCGCACGGCCGAGGGGCGTGCCGTGGCCGGACGGCTCGTCCGGGACGCCGACATCGTCCTGCAGAACCTGCGCACCGGCGTGATGGAGGCCTTCGGCCTCGGCCCGGCCGACGTGCGCGCGATCAACCCCGGCGTGGTCTACGGGTCGGTCAGCGGGTTCGGGCGCCACGGTCCCTCGCGGAACCGCCCGGGGTTCGACATCGCCGCCCAGGCGGAGAGCGGCCTGATGTCGGTCACCGGGGAGGCCGGGCGGGACCCGCAACGGGTCGGGGTCCCGGTGGTCGACGCCGCGGCCGGGCACGTACTGGCCGAGGCGGTGCTCGGCGCGTACATCGGGCGGCTGCGGTTCGGCACCGGTCGCGACGTGGAGGTCTCGCTGCTCGACGTGGCCATCCACCTGCAGGGCACCACGTGGGGCGAGTACTTCCTCACCGGCCGGGTGCCCGAGCGCAAGGGCAACGGGCAGCCGACCGTCGCCCCGGCGGCCGACGTCGTGCCCACCGCCGACGGGGCGATCGTGCTGTCCGCCTACACCCCGGCCCACTTCTCGAAGCTCTGCGCGCTGGTCGGGCGCCCCGAGCTGGCCGTCGACCCGCGGTTCGCCACGAACCCCGACCGGGTCGCCCACCGCGCCGAGCTGCTCGCCGAGCTCGCCCCGGCGTTCCGCGAGCTCCCCAGCGAGAAGGCGCTCGAGCTGCTGGTCGGCAACGGGATCGTCGCCGGCGCCATCAACACCTACGAGCAGGTCGCGGCGCACCCCGACGTCCGCGCCTCGGGGACCTTCGTCGAGGTCGTCGACGACGGGGAGCCCTACACGGTGGTGCGCTCGCCGTGGCGGAGCGGCGAGGAGCCCGCACGCACGCCCGCACCGCGGGTCGGCCAGCACACCCGCGAGATCTTGGCCCAACTCGGCTACCCCGCGGCCGAGGTCGGCGATCTGGTCCGGCGCGGGATCGTCGGCACCGGTGAGGACTGA
- a CDS encoding enoyl-CoA hydratase-related protein, with product MPAGVDRTDGDGITTLALRNEGRRNAFAVDLLDDLDRALGELESDPGTRVVVVTGHGSAFSVGADLAAPPARRTLRGDSVDADLARLRRVGRITERLHRLPQVTLAAVNGACAGAGLSLALACDLRIAAEAAVFNTAFLGAGLSGDLGGIWFATRILGQARARELFLLPGRLPAREAQAAGLVSSVSPDESFTADLAALTARLAASAPRAVRAMKGNLRDADRMSLADYLDVESERMVATFHTDDAREAARAFLERREPVFTGR from the coding sequence GTGCCAGCAGGCGTGGATCGCACGGACGGCGACGGCATCACGACGCTGGCGCTGCGCAACGAGGGCCGCCGCAACGCGTTCGCGGTCGACCTGCTCGACGACCTGGACCGCGCACTGGGCGAACTGGAGAGCGATCCCGGCACCCGGGTCGTCGTGGTCACCGGACACGGGTCCGCGTTCTCGGTGGGCGCGGACCTCGCCGCGCCGCCCGCACGCCGCACACTGCGCGGCGACTCGGTGGACGCGGACCTGGCCCGGCTGCGCCGGGTCGGCCGGATCACCGAACGCCTGCACCGGCTGCCCCAGGTCACCCTGGCGGCCGTCAACGGGGCCTGTGCCGGCGCAGGGCTCTCCCTCGCGTTGGCCTGCGACCTGCGGATCGCGGCCGAGGCGGCCGTGTTCAACACCGCGTTCCTCGGGGCCGGCCTGTCCGGCGACCTCGGCGGCATCTGGTTCGCCACCCGCATCCTCGGCCAGGCACGGGCCCGCGAGCTGTTCCTGCTCCCCGGGCGGCTTCCCGCGCGGGAGGCGCAGGCCGCCGGCCTGGTCAGCAGCGTGAGCCCCGACGAGTCCTTCACCGCCGACCTCGCCGCGCTCACGGCCCGGCTCGCGGCGAGCGCCCCGCGGGCGGTCCGGGCGATGAAGGGCAACCTGCGCGACGCCGACCGGATGTCCCTGGCCGACTACCTCGACGTCGAGAGCGAACGGATGGTCGCCACCTTCCACACCGACGACGCCCGCGAAGCGGCACGCGCGTTCCTCGAACGCCGGGAACCGGTCTTCACCGGCAGGTGA
- a CDS encoding LysR family transcriptional regulator yields MELRALQYFVTVAEELHFGRAAERLNIVQSAVSQQIARLERELGVRLIDRSPRHVRLTEAGARVLEAARETLAASARVRVVAGESAARLRIGVASGLTDRLERGVALLRVAERPAEPELVDLPMPARLDAVRDGDLDLALVRGPVAATGVRVVRAWSEALWAVVSESHPVAGLPTAALADLDHTALRLPSREVDPPLHDAIVSALGRAGVGPSVRPPSGTVVNVLIEIGADRHAWTVLPAEQLAGLGSRRVRAIPLDPALTIDGHVVASLTTPDICVTSFVKAFADR; encoded by the coding sequence GTGGAGCTGCGCGCCCTGCAGTACTTCGTGACGGTCGCCGAGGAGCTGCACTTCGGGCGGGCGGCCGAGCGGCTGAACATCGTGCAGTCCGCCGTCAGCCAGCAGATCGCTCGGCTCGAGCGCGAGCTCGGGGTCCGCCTCATCGATCGGTCGCCCCGGCACGTCCGGCTCACGGAGGCCGGCGCCCGGGTCCTGGAGGCTGCTCGGGAAACCCTCGCCGCCTCGGCGCGCGTGCGAGTGGTCGCCGGGGAGTCCGCCGCGAGGTTGCGGATCGGGGTGGCTTCGGGGCTCACCGACCGCTTGGAACGCGGGGTGGCGCTGTTGCGCGTGGCGGAGCGGCCCGCCGAGCCGGAGCTCGTGGACCTGCCCATGCCGGCGCGGCTCGACGCCGTTCGGGACGGCGACCTGGATCTGGCGCTCGTGCGCGGGCCGGTGGCGGCGACCGGTGTCCGGGTGGTCCGTGCGTGGTCCGAGGCGCTGTGGGCCGTGGTGTCCGAGAGCCACCCGGTGGCCGGCCTACCCACCGCCGCGCTCGCCGACCTGGACCACACCGCTCTGCGTCTGCCGTCGCGCGAGGTCGACCCGCCGCTGCACGACGCGATCGTGTCCGCGCTCGGCCGGGCCGGCGTCGGCCCGTCGGTCCGGCCTCCGAGCGGCACCGTGGTCAACGTCCTGATCGAGATCGGCGCCGATCGACACGCCTGGACAGTGCTGCCCGCCGAACAGCTCGCCGGACTCGGGTCACGCCGCGTCCGCGCGATCCCGCTCGACCCGGCCCTGACCATCGACGGGCACGTCGTCGCGTCACTCACCACGCCGGACATCTGCGTCACGTCGTTCGTGAAGGCCTTCGCCGATCGGTGA
- a CDS encoding TIGR03564 family F420-dependent LLM class oxidoreductase encodes MRIGTSLINPAAPDDVVAAAADAARRGLDSFWTNQNPGRWDPLVLLATLGERPPEMGTAILTTYPRHPVTTATEALTVQAATGGGLTLGIGPSHAWYIQDQLGIPYTSPLRHTREYLTVLRPLLHGEHVRHSGEFFTVDTKLDVTAPPPALLMAALGPRMLELARELTDGVVTTWVTPELIAEHVAPRVGTDIRIVVQVITLLSTEPDRAREALARDFGAVGEMPAYRESLGRAGLSSPADTVVIGDETDIVDALTRFRDAGATDVVLSPLGTPADRERTLDLIDAFSS; translated from the coding sequence GTGCGAATCGGAACCAGCCTGATCAACCCGGCCGCGCCAGACGACGTGGTGGCGGCCGCAGCCGACGCCGCGCGCCGCGGCCTCGACAGCTTCTGGACGAACCAGAACCCCGGCAGGTGGGATCCGCTCGTCCTGCTGGCCACTCTCGGCGAACGGCCGCCCGAGATGGGCACGGCGATCCTCACGACCTATCCCCGCCACCCGGTGACCACCGCGACCGAGGCCCTCACCGTGCAGGCCGCGACCGGTGGAGGGCTGACGCTGGGGATAGGGCCGAGTCATGCCTGGTACATCCAGGACCAGCTCGGAATCCCCTACACCTCGCCCCTGCGGCACACCCGCGAGTACCTGACCGTCCTACGCCCCTTGCTGCACGGCGAACACGTGCGGCACTCGGGAGAGTTCTTCACCGTCGACACGAAGCTCGACGTCACCGCCCCGCCCCCCGCGCTGCTGATGGCGGCACTCGGGCCACGCATGCTCGAACTGGCCCGGGAGCTCACCGACGGCGTCGTGACGACGTGGGTCACCCCCGAGCTCATCGCAGAGCACGTTGCGCCGCGCGTCGGAACCGACATCCGCATCGTGGTGCAGGTCATAACGCTGCTGAGCACCGAACCCGACCGTGCCCGCGAGGCCCTCGCCCGTGACTTCGGCGCAGTCGGCGAGATGCCGGCGTACCGCGAGTCGCTCGGCCGTGCCGGGCTCTCGAGCCCGGCCGACACCGTCGTCATCGGCGACGAGACGGACATCGTCGACGCCTTGACCCGGTTCCGCGACGCCGGAGCCACCGATGTCGTCCTCTCGCCCCTCGGGACTCCTGCCGACAGAGAGCGGACCCTCGACCTCATCGACGCCTTCTCGTCGTGA
- a CDS encoding carotenoid biosynthesis protein — translation MLTRPVAAAWGAAGIVVAAGLAPLLVPGSSPPMSLGMLGLILFLVVHGSLTYGRRGAVDFLLCVYPVAFAFEALAIATGFPFGFFTHNSPGLHILGVPPTVPVVYAVAGYVAWSIARLVIVGDRPGRLIGSARFVVPPVAALVLAGYDAVIDPGGATVGRQWSYGDPSGLFGVPLTNFLGWVVTGWVAFQLFALLAPPARRIGPASVLPPVVWLAVYLPSVGTFVTGVSADPTDAVAVAGRTFLVADIQESAVIVGLFSMGTPALMALACVLLARDTADVPDRGPASPPFRGMRRSG, via the coding sequence ATGCTGACGAGGCCCGTCGCCGCCGCCTGGGGCGCTGCGGGCATCGTCGTGGCTGCCGGGCTCGCGCCGCTGCTCGTGCCGGGTTCGAGCCCGCCGATGTCGCTGGGGATGCTCGGGCTGATCCTCTTCCTGGTCGTGCACGGCAGCCTGACCTACGGCCGGCGCGGCGCGGTGGACTTCCTGCTCTGCGTGTACCCGGTGGCGTTCGCGTTCGAGGCGCTGGCCATCGCGACGGGCTTCCCCTTCGGCTTCTTCACCCACAACAGCCCCGGCCTGCACATCCTCGGAGTCCCGCCCACGGTCCCGGTCGTCTACGCCGTGGCGGGTTACGTGGCGTGGTCGATCGCCCGGCTGGTCATCGTCGGTGACCGACCCGGCCGCCTGATCGGTTCGGCGCGTTTCGTGGTCCCGCCGGTGGCCGCGCTGGTGCTCGCGGGCTACGACGCTGTGATCGACCCGGGCGGTGCCACGGTGGGGCGCCAGTGGAGCTACGGAGATCCGAGCGGGTTGTTCGGGGTGCCGCTGACGAACTTCCTGGGCTGGGTCGTCACGGGCTGGGTGGCCTTCCAGCTCTTCGCGCTGCTCGCGCCGCCTGCGCGGCGGATCGGCCCGGCCTCGGTGCTGCCGCCGGTCGTGTGGCTCGCCGTCTACCTGCCCAGCGTCGGCACCTTCGTGACCGGCGTGTCGGCGGATCCCACCGACGCGGTGGCAGTCGCAGGGCGGACCTTCCTGGTGGCCGACATCCAGGAGAGCGCCGTCATCGTGGGGTTGTTCAGCATGGGGACACCGGCGCTCATGGCGCTCGCCTGCGTGCTCCTCGCGCGCGACACGGCCGACGTACCCGATCGCGGGCCGGCGTCGCCACCGTTCCGAGGAATGCGCCGATCGGGGTAG
- a CDS encoding FAD-dependent monooxygenase, producing the protein MQKRALVVGLGIAGMSAAIGLRRAGWTPVIVERAAERRTGGYYIFMFPEGVQAAADLGIADHLHTRNPEWRPGGNSWSVDRRGRRKPALGLLDAPSGLAAVLRGDIEAALWQSITGDVVDGGTEDAVEVRFATTPVEITEGTGGVQVLLEDAGTGKQYREDFDLVVGADGMRSSVRRMVFGPDEDYMANWKAMICAFQLKEQVPSYEASDSIIVSRPKRAMWVFGLADHAPCAWLTYRTEDIPDRFAGSSIEQVRAAFSGMDDDPVVRHVLASLDEAPDHVFDSIHQVKMPRWRTGRVVLVGDAAWCMNTYSAMGSSSSLRGGAALGAALQEHPDDLAAALDAYETGLRPYITRQQRSARVKQQRFVPSSRPVQVLCSVVLELIRKVVHRRLTAEYTASSALSGAAR; encoded by the coding sequence ATGCAGAAGAGGGCACTGGTGGTGGGGCTCGGGATCGCGGGGATGTCCGCGGCGATCGGGCTGCGCCGGGCGGGCTGGACGCCGGTGATCGTCGAACGGGCAGCCGAGCGTCGAACGGGGGGCTACTACATCTTCATGTTCCCGGAGGGTGTGCAGGCCGCGGCCGACCTGGGGATCGCCGACCACCTGCACACCCGCAACCCGGAATGGAGACCGGGCGGGAACTCGTGGTCGGTGGATCGCCGGGGCAGGCGGAAGCCGGCTCTGGGACTGCTGGACGCGCCCAGCGGGCTGGCAGCGGTGCTGCGCGGGGACATCGAGGCCGCCCTGTGGCAGAGCATCACCGGCGATGTGGTCGACGGCGGGACCGAGGACGCGGTCGAGGTGCGGTTCGCGACCACCCCGGTCGAGATCACCGAGGGCACCGGCGGGGTGCAGGTCCTGCTCGAGGACGCCGGCACCGGGAAGCAGTACCGCGAGGACTTCGATCTCGTGGTCGGCGCGGACGGGATGCGCTCGAGCGTGCGCCGGATGGTGTTCGGTCCGGACGAGGACTACATGGCGAACTGGAAAGCGATGATCTGCGCGTTCCAGCTGAAGGAGCAGGTGCCCTCCTACGAGGCGAGCGACAGCATCATCGTCTCGCGCCCCAAGCGTGCGATGTGGGTGTTCGGGCTCGCCGACCACGCGCCCTGCGCGTGGCTGACCTACCGCACCGAGGACATCCCGGACCGGTTCGCCGGGTCGTCGATCGAGCAGGTGCGCGCGGCCTTCTCCGGGATGGACGACGACCCCGTGGTGCGCCACGTGCTGGCCTCCCTCGACGAGGCCCCCGACCACGTGTTCGACTCGATACACCAGGTGAAGATGCCCCGGTGGCGCACGGGGCGGGTCGTGCTGGTGGGGGACGCGGCCTGGTGCATGAACACCTACTCGGCCATGGGCTCCTCGTCCTCGCTGCGCGGCGGCGCCGCACTGGGCGCAGCCCTTCAGGAGCACCCCGACGACCTCGCCGCCGCTCTGGACGCCTATGAGACCGGCCTGCGTCCCTACATCACCAGGCAGCAGCGCTCCGCACGGGTGAAGCAGCAGAGGTTCGTCCCGTCCAGCCGTCCGGTCCAGGTGCTGTGTTCGGTCGTCCTCGAACTGATCCGCAAGGTCGTCCACCGCCGGCTGACGGCGGAGTACACCGCATCGTCGGCCCTGTCCGGCGCGGCGCGGTGA